The genomic segment TTTTAAACAAAAAGGCCGGGCAGCGCCCGGCCTCTTCAGCAGATCTTGTGATCCGTTCAATTCGCCTGACGACGCAGGAAAGCCGGGATTTCGATGCGATCCTGATCGCCGTCCTGCTCCTCGTCATAGGCCTGATGCTGCGGCGCCTGCTGCGCGGCGGCATGGGTGGCGCGCGGCGCGGGCGCCGGGGCCTCGGCGGCGTGACCGGTCATCCGGTTGATCAGCGAGTTGATGCCGAAGCGCGGCTTTTCCGGCGCGGGTTGCGGCGCGGCCGGGCGGCTCGCGGCCATCGCGGCGCGCGGCGCGGCCTGATGGGGCTGCGGCGCGGCTTGCTGCGCGGGCACCTTGTTCACGGCCGCTTGCAGACGCGCGAGCGCCTCGGGCGAGGGGGTGCCGGGCGCGCGCGGACGCGGCGCGACGAAGGCGCCGGCATCGTCCTCGACATGCAGATCGCGCGGCGCGGGGGCGGCGGCGCGCGGCTGATAGGCCGGCGGCGGCAGATCCTCGGCCTCGGCGCGCACCGGCGCTTGCGGCGCGGGGGCGGCGGCCTCGAAGAGGTTGCGCTCGGCCATCGGCTGCGGCGCGGGTTGCTGCGGCGCCGGCTGCGGCGCGGCGGCCACCGGCTGCGCGGCGGTCACGGTCAGCGCCGGCTGACGCGGGGCCTCGGGGGCCTTCAGCGGCTCGGCCATCGGGCGGCGCGCCACCGGCGTCTCGACATGGCTCACCACCGCGTCGATCCCGGTCGCAACGACCGAAACCCGCATCACGCCTTCCATGTTCGGGTCGAGCGTCGAACCGACGATGATATTGGCATCCGGGTCGACCTCTTCGCGGATCCGGTTCGCCGCCTCGTCGAGCTCGAACAGCGTCAGGTCATAGCCGCCGGTGATGTTGATCAGCACGCCCTTCGCGCCCTTGAGCGAGATCTCGTCCAGGAGCGGGTTGGCGATCGCCTTCTCGGCGGCCTGCAGCGCGCGGTCGTCGCCGGTGGCTTCGCCGGTGCCCATCATCGCCTTGCCCATCTCGTCCATCACCGAGCGGACATCGGCGAAGTCGAGGTTGATCAGGCCGGGGCGGACCATCAGATCGGTGACGCCCTTGACGCCCTGATAGAGCACGTCATCGGCCATCGCGAAGGCTTCGGTGAAGGTGGTGCGCTCCGAGGCCAGACGGAACAGGTTCTGGTTCGGGATGATGATCAGCGTATCGACGACCTTTTGCAGCGCCTCGATGCCGGCCTCGGCCTGACGCATGCGCTTGGGCCCCTCGAACTGGAAGGGTTTGGTGACCACGCCGACGGTCAGCACGCCCAGCTCGCGCGCGGCCTGCGCGATGATCGGGGCAGCGCCGGTGCCGGTGCCGCCGCCCATCCCCGCGGTGATGAAGCACATATGCGCGCCGGCCAGATGGTCGACGATCGACTCGATCGACTCTTCCGCCGCGGCGGCGCCGATCGTGGGCTTGGCGCCCGCGCCCAGACCCTCGGTGACCTTCACGCCCATCTGGATGCGCGCCTGCGAGCGCGATTGCTGGAGCGCCTGCGCATCGGTATTGGCGACCACGAACTCGACGCCGTCGAGCTCCTTCTCGATCATGTTGTTGACCGCGTTCCCGCCCGCACCGCCAACGCCGAACACGGTGATCCGCGGCTTGAGGTCTTCGTGATCCGACATCATCAGATTAAGGGTCATTGGTTTCCGCCTGTGCTTTTGATCAACGGCCCGGGTGGAGGCCGAGAGTCCCCGAAATTACGACGATTTTACCTGCGATTCCCGGAAACGTCACCAGAAAAACACAGCTCACCCACAAAATATGGCGGGGAGGTTACCGCCCTTCGGCGGTATTTCGCGCATGTCGCAGGATCTGGTGGGGCGAATCGCCCCTACCCCCCGGCGCTAGAGACGGCGCCGTTACCAGTTGTCGCGGAACCAGCGGATCGCGCGCTTGAACGAACGCCCGCCGAGCCGCTCGAGCGGCATCTCGAAATCCCACCATTCGTCCTGCGGATGCGCGGCAAAGAGCGCAAGCCCCACCGCCGAGCTGAACCCCGCCCCGGTCGCCGCCTGCGGCAGCCCGGCCACCCGCAAGGGCCGCCCGAGACGCACGTTGTGGCCCAGGATCTTCGCCGCGAGCCCGTCGAGCCCCGGGATCTGGCTCGCGCCGCCGGTCAGCACGATCTGCTGGCTGGGCAGGTAATCGAAGCCCGCCACGTCGAGCAACCCGCGCACCTCCTCGAGGATCTCCTCGACGCGCGGGCGCATGATGCCGATCAGCTCGGTGCGGCTGACCTGCCGGCGATCCTTCTCCCAATCGCCGGAATTTCCCGAAAGTTCAATGAGTTCGCGATCATCCATGCCGGTGGCATGGACGCCGCCGTGGAAGGTCTTGATGCGCTCGGCCACCGCCATCGGCACCTGCAACCCGGCGGCGATGTCGCGGGTGACATGGTCGCCCCCCATCCGCACCGCATCGGCGAAGATCATGTGTTTCTTCATGAAGATCGACACGCCCGTCGCGCCGCCGCCCATGTCGATACAGGCCGAGCCGAGCTCGAGCTCATCCTCGACGAGCGAGCTGAGCCCGGAGACATAGGTCGAGCTCGCGATGCCCGCGAGTTCGAGATCGCAGCGGCGGATGCAATAGACGAGGTTCTGGATCGCCGAAGCCTCGACCGTCAACAGATGCATGTCGACCGCAAGCCGCGCGCCGACATGGCCGCGCGGGTCGCCCAGACCCGAGCGATGATCGAGCGCGAAATTCACCGGATGGGCATGCAGCACCTCGCGCCCCTGCCCGATCGGCGGCATGTCGCAAGCCGCCAGAACCCGCGCCACATCCTGCTCGTCGACCTGCTGGCCGCGCACCTCGGTCTCGCCCGCGAGCCCGTAGCTGCGCGGACCGGCGCCCGAAAAACAGGCGATCACATGATCGACGCGCGTGTTGGCCATCTTCTGCGCCGCCTGCACCGCGGTGCGGATCGCGCGCTCGGTCTCGGCCATCGCGTCGATCTCGCCAAAACGGACCCCGCGCGAGCGCGTCGTCGCCGCGCCGATCACCCGGAACGCCGATTGCCCGGCGAGCGAGCCCACCCCGTCGCCCTCGCGCGCGCCCTCGGGGCTGTCAAATCGCAGCACCAGACAGGCGATTTTCGAGGTGCCCACATCAAGCAGCGCGATCACCCCGCGCTGCATGGCGGTTTTGCGCATCGCGCGCATGGCGCGTTGAGTTTCGTAAAGATCGGTCATGGGGTCGCTTTCACGTCGATGGTCTGGCCGGACATGGCGTGCAGGGCTTGCAGGGAATGGTCGGTGAGCCGCAGCGTCGGGCGCTCGGGGTTGCGCAGATCGAGGCGGGTAAAATCGCGGCCGAGCAGGTCTTCGGCCTTGTCGAGCGCGAGGATCCGGTCCACCGCGCGCACCGGGTCGAGCTCGGGGAGCAGGATCCGCTGATCGCGGTCGAGCACCAGATCCCAGCGCCGCTCGCCGACCCGCACGAGGCCCCGCGTGCGCGGCAGGATCGGCGCGGCGGCGGCGAGGATATCGAGCGCCTCGGGCACGGCGAGATCCGCCCCCTCCCCCGCGATCAGGGGCAGATCGGCGCGCGTCGCGCGATCAAGCAGCGTCGCCACCCGGTGCCCCTCGGCGTCGAGCATCTCGACCCCCGCGGCGGTGCGCCACAAAACGGCCGGCTCGCGCTCGGTCACCTTCGCCTCGAGCACGCCGCCCGGGCGCACGACGAGGCTCACCTCCTTGACCGCATCGAGCCGCGCGATCGTGTCGCGGTAAAGCTCGAGGTCGATGGCAAAGCTCGAAGCCGGCAGCCGCACCGGCAACATCGCCCGGATCGCATCGCCCACCTCGGGGCTCGCGCCCTCGATCTTCAGAAGCGAAACCATGAATTCCGGGCGGTTCTGCACGGCGGTCTTCAGCGCGTCATATTGCTCGACGAGATCGGCGCGGCGGCCCTCGTCGCCCAGCCAGATCCCGAGCCCGAGCGTCACCACGAAGACCGGCGCGCCGATCCGGGTGAAGGCGCGCACGAAGGGCGTGAGCCAGAGCCGCTCGAGCCGGTAAGCCAGCCGCGAGGGCGCCGGGTCGCGCCGCGGGCCCCGCGGGCGGCGGCGCGCCACGCGCACGAAGCGTTGCCCGCCGGTGCGGGCCGAGAGCGGCGGCTCGGGGGTCAGCGGTCGCATGAGGCATCCTCCACCAGCCAGGCGCAGAGCTCGGCGAAGCTGATCCCCTCGGCGGCGGCCTGTTCGGGCGCAAGCGAGGTCGCGGTCATGCCGGGCTGGGTATTGGTCTCCAAGAGAACCAGCCCCTCGAGCCCGCGGCTGTCATCCCAGCGAAAATCGGTCCGCGACAGCCCCCGGCAGCCAAGCGCGCGATGGGCGCGCAGCGCATACTCCCGGCACGCCTCGGAAATCTCGACCGGAATCTCGGCCGGGCAAACATGGCGCGAGCCGCCGGGCTGATATTTCGCGGCGTAATCATACCAGCCCGTGGTGATGATCTCGGTCACGCACAGCGCCCGGTCGCCCATCACCGCACAGGTCATCTCGCGGCCCGGCGCATAGGTCTCGACCATCACCACCTCGGGCATCTCGGCGGAAAGCTGCGGCGGCCCGTTCGACCCTTCGGTGACGAGATAGACCCCCACCGACGAGCCCTCGTTATTGGGCTTCACGACATAGGGCACCGGCAGAACATGGCCCGCCGCGACCTCGGCCTTGGTGGCCAGAACGCTCTCCACCACCGGCAGACCGGCGGCGCGATACACCTCTTTCGAGCGGCTCTTGTCCATCGCCAGCGCCGAGGCCAGCACGCCCGAATGGGTATAGGGGAGGCGCAGCCATTCGAGCAGGCCCTGCACGCAGCCATCCTCGCCCCACCGGCCATGCAGGGCGTTGAACACGACATCGGGCTTCGCCGCGGCGAGTTGCGCAGGCAGATCCGCCCCCGCATCGATCTCGATAACCTCGAACCCAGCCACCGTCAGCGCCTCGACGCAGCCACGCCCCGAGGAGAGCGACACTTCGCGCTCCGCCGAAGTCCCGCCCATCAAAACCGCCACCCGGTGGGATGCCCTGCTCGACATGCCCGCCTCTTTCGCCTTGCCGCGGGTTTACCGGCGCCGCCGCTATCCCGCTGTTTTCTTGCATTTGCAACGCGCCGGGCGGCTCAATTCTCGCCCACGCGCATGATTTCCCACTCTAGCGAAATTCCCTGCGTCTGCAAAACCTTTTTGCGCACTTCCTCGCCCAGACCCTCAAGATCTTGTGCCGTGGCGCCGCCCGCGTTGATCAGGAAGTTGGAATGCATCTCGCTCATCTGCGCCCCGCCAAGCCGCGCGCCGCGCATCCCCGCCCGGTCGATCACCGCCCAGGCCTTCATCTCATGCACGTCATCGGCCCGCCCCGTCGAGGAGGCGCCCGAGGGGTTGCGGAAGGTCGAACCGGCCGAGCGCTCCTTGGTGGGCTGGCTCGCATCGCGGCGGGCGATCTGCTCCTCCATCCGCGCGACAAGCGCCGCGGGCTCGCCCGCGCCGGCGCGGAAGGTGGCCGAGATCAGGACCGCGCCCTCGGGCAGCCGGCTCTGCCGATAGCCAAAGGCGAGATCGGCGGGGGTGAGCGTCGCGCGCGTGCCATCGCGCAAGATCGCCTCGGCCGAGATCAGATGATCGGCGACATAGGCGCCATAGCAGCCCGCATTCATCCGCACCGCGCCGCCGATCGAGCCGGGGATCGTGCGCAAAAACGTCAGATCGCGCCCGGCATCGGCGGCGCGCCGCGCGACATGGGCGTCGAGCGCGGCGGCGCCGGCGGTGACCAGATCGCCCGCGATCTCGATGCCGTTGAACCCACGCCCGAGCCGGATCACCACCGCCCGGATCCCGCCATCGCGCACGATCAGGTTCGAGCCCACCCCCATCGGGAAGACCGCGACCTCGGCCGGCAGCGCGGCCAGAAACGCCGCCAGATCCTCGGCATCGGCCGGTTGGAAAAGCCAATCCGCCGGCCCGCCAACGCGCAGCCAGGTCAGATCGGCGAGCGGGCGGTTGGCGGTGAGCGTGCCGCGGGGGGTATAGGGGAGCTGATCCATCATGCCTCCTCCTAGCGCGGCGCGCGGGCGGTTTTCAAGCCGCCTCAGGCGCGGGTGTCGATGCGGATCTCATAGCCGAGCGTGGTCTCGACCCGGCCCGCCCAGAACGAGCCCTCGACCGGCATCGTGGCGGCCTGATCGGGCGCGACCGCCAGCGGCAGATGCCCCGCGCCGACCGCGGTGCCATGGGTCGCGTCAAACCCGATCCAGCCGCGCCCCGCCACCCAGATCTCGACCCAGGCATGCAGATGGCGCCGCCCGTCGGGGCTCTCGGCCATCGCCTGATAGCCCGAGACGAAGCGCGCGGGCATCCCCACCGCACGCGCCGCCGCGATCGCGAGCACGGTGATATCGCGGCACGCGCCGCGCGCGGTGATCAGCGTCTCGGTCGCGCTCTGCGCGGCGCCGGTCTCGCGGATCTGGCGGTCGGTGCGGGTGTAAAGCGCCTCGCACAGCGCCGTGGCAAAGGCCTCGCCCTCGCCAGCCGCGCGCCGCAGCCCTTCGGCAAAGCGCGCCACCTCCGGCGCGGCGGGCTCATTGGGCAGATAGGCGGGGTCGGGCGCGGGCGCCGCGGCAGGCTCGGGCGCGCGGGTGGCAAAGCGCAGCGCGCTCTCGATGCGGAACGCCCGCGTCTCGCCCGCGAAATCGAGCGCAAGCACCCGGTTGCCCCAGAGATCCACCTTCTCGGCGCGCGCGGCGGGGACGGGAAAGACGGTGATCTCCTGCCCGACGAGCCGCCCCGCCTCGGGCCGCGGCGAGAGCCGGATCAGATGCGGCCCCAGCCGCACCGGCTCGGAATAGCTGTATTTCGTGACGTGACTGACCGAGAAAAGCACCCGCCCCTCCCTGCGTTACATCGCCGCAGGATACAGCAAAGCGCGATTTTCTCTAGCAAAAACACTTTGGGCGCGCTCAGCCGAGCCGCAGATGCGCGATCAGCGCCTTGAGCGGCCAGCGCAGCACGCTCATCCCCCCCGCGAGCACCACCAGCCCCGCGAGCCAGCCGTTCTCGAAGGTCACCCAGCCGAGGATCGGCACCCCCGCCGCGATCAGCGCCCAGGCCGCCGGCCAATGGAACCGCCGCGGCCCGAGCGCCACCGCCGTCGCCACGATCGCCCACAGGCAGGCCGCGCCGAGCGAGCCCATCGCGCCGAGGCCAAGGGGGGCGAGCGCCTCCACCCTCACGCCCCGAGCCGCGCGGGCAGCGCGTTGGCCCATGCCGAGATCGTGCCGGCGCCAAGGCACACCACGATATCGCCCGGCCGCGCCTGCTCGCGCACCAGCCGCGCGAGATCTTCCTCGGAGAGGATCGCGCGGGCGTGACGATGGCCGTGGCGGATCAGCCCGGCGACCAGATCATCGCGGCTCGCGCCGGGGATCGGCTCCTCGCCCGCCGCATAGACATCGGCGATCGCGACCACATCGGCCTCGTTGAAACAGGTGCAGAAATCCTCGAAGAGGTTGTGCAGACGGGTGTAGCGGTGCGGCTGATGGGCCGCGATCACCCGCGCGCCGGGCGTGCCCGCCACCGCCTGCCGCGCCGCCTTCAGCACCGCCGCGATCTCGACCGGGTGGTGGCCGTAATCGTCGATGATCGCAACGCCGCCGAGCACTTCGCCGACCTTGGTGAACCGCCGGTTGACCCCGCCAAAGCCCGCAAGCGCCTCGCGGATCTCCTCTTTCTTCATGCCGAGGTGGCGCGCCACCGCCACCGCCGCCAGCGCGTTCGAGACGTTGTGGTCCCCCGGCATCGGCAGCGTGCAGCCCTCGATCACCACGCCCTCGCCCTCACCGCGGAGCTGAATGTCGAAATGCGCGACCCCCTTCACATAGCTCAGGTTGACCGCGCGCACATCGGCCTGGGCGTTGAAGCCGAAGGTCACCACGCGGCGATCGTTCACGCGCCCGACGAGCGCCTGCACCTCGGGGTGGTCGGTGCAGCACACCGCCAGCCCGTAAAACGGGATATTCGAGACGAAATCGTAAAACCCCTTGCGCAGGTTCTCGATCGTGCCCCAGTGCTCCATGTGCTCGGGGTCGATATTGGTCACGATCGCGATCGTCGCGGGCAGGCGGTTGAACGAGCCATCGCTCTCATCGGCCTCGACGACCATCCATTCGCCCGCGCCCGCGCGCGCGTTCGAGCCATAGGCGTGGATGATCCCGCCGTTAATCACGGTCGGGTCGAAATTGCCCTTGTCGAGCAGCGTCGCGACCATCGTCGTCGTGGTCGTCTTGCCATGCGTGCCCGCGATCGCGATATTCGAGCGCAGACGCATCAGCTCCGCCAGCATCTCGGCGCGGCGCACCACCGGCAGGCCACGCTTGCGCGCCTCCTCGAGCTCGGGGTTGCCCGGCTTGATCGCCGAGGAGATCACCACGACCGCCGCCTCGCCGATATTCTCGGCGCGCTGGCCCTCGAAGAACGTGGCGCCGAGCTCGACCAGCCGGTCGGTGATCTTCGAGGCCTTCGCATCCGAGCCCTGCACCGAAAAGCCTTGCGTCATCAGCACTTCGGCGATCCCCGACATGCCGATCCCGCCCATGCCGATGAAATGGATCGGCCCGATCTCACGCGGGAGTTTGGTGGCGGCGGCGGCGTTCATTTCGAATTTCCTGCAATCTGTTCAACAAGTTCCACCAGGCGATCGGTGGCATCGGGGATACCCTGGCGCGCGGCGGCATGGGCCATTTGCACCGCCCCTTCGGGATTGTCCAGCACGAGCGCCACCTGCGCGGCCAAGCTCTCGACGCTGAGTTTCGCCTCCGGGATCAGGATCGCGGCGCCCGCTTCCGTCAGCCCGCGGGCATTGGCGCTCTGGTGATCGCCGGTCGCGGCGGCAAAGGGGATCAGGATCGCGGGGCGCCCGATCACCGAAATATCGGCGACCGACGAGGCGCCCGAGCGCGAGATCACGAGCTGCGCCTCGGTAAGCCTTCGCGGCACGTCGTTGAAGAAGGGCTGCACATCGGCGGGGATCTGCGCCGCCGCATAGGCCGCGGCAACGCGCTCCATATCCTCGGCCCGCGCCTGATGGGCGACACGCAGCCGCGCGCGCAGGCCCTCGGGCAGGCTGGCAAGCGCGGCGGGCACCATGTCCGAGAGGATCCGCGCGCCCTGGCTGCCGCCGATCACGAGGAGCGAGAGCGGGTAATCGCCGGGCGGGATATAGGGGGCGTTCGCGCGCTCGAGGACCGCCGCGCGCACCGGGTTGCCGGTATGAACCCCCGCGACGCCCTGGGGCAGGTCGGTGGGCCAGGTGCCGCAGGCGAAAGCGTCGACATGGCGCGCAAAGACCCGGTTCACCCGGCCCATCACGCCGTTTTGCTCATGGATCGCGCAGGGCACGCGCAGCACCTGCGCCGAGGCGAGCGCCGGGATCGTCGGGTAGCCGCCAAAGCCCACCACCACCGCCGGGCGGTCCGACAGGCCGCGCATCACCGCCGAGAGAACCCCGCCCGCGATGCGGAACGGCACCGCGAGTTTCGCCGCCACCCCGCCGCGCGCGAAGGTCGCCGAGGCGACCTGTTCGACCGCGACCACATGCGGAAAGCCCCCCGCATAACGCGCGCCGCGCGCATCGGTGGAGAGTTTCACCCGCCAGCCGCGCCGCACCATCGCCTCGGCCAGCGCCTGCGCGGGGAACATATGCCCGCCGGTGCCCCCGGCGGCGATCAGCAAAAGCGGCGCTTTCGGCTCGGCCATGAGTTCCTCCCTGGGGCTTGGGCCCGCGGGCCCTGCCGCCGCCTCAGTGGCGACGCGCGAGAATGTCGGAGATCTCGCCTTGCGGGCGGGACCGGGTGAGCGCCAGAAGCGCGCCCACCGCGATGCCCGAGGCGATCACCGAGGAGCCGCCGTAGCTCACGAAGGGCAGCGTCATCCCCTTGGCCGGCAAGAGCCGCACCGCGACGCCCATGTTGATCAGCGCCTGCACGCCGAAGGCGCAGGCAAGCCCCGCGCCCGCGAGCCGCGTGAACGGGTCGCGCTCGCGCATCAGCCGCAGGAGCGAGCGCACCACCACCGTCGCGTAAAGCGCGATGATGATCATCACGAGGATCAGCCCGTATTCCTCGGCCGCGACCGCGATGATGAAATCGGTATGGGCATCGGGGAGCGACCATTTCACCGTGCCCTCGCCGACGCCGACGCCGAAGAACCCGCCCTCCTGGATGGCGTTCGTGGCGTAGCCGATCTGCGTGCGCGGGTCGATCTCGGTGGAGAGGAAGCCGTTGATCCGGCGGGCAAAGTGCTCCGAGGTATTATAGGCGAAGACGCCGCCCGCCGCGGTCAGCCCGCCGATCGCGGTCAGCAGCGTGATCGGCGCGCCGCCGATGAAATACATCACCATCCAGGAGAAGAGCACGAGCGAGGCCTGGCCGAAATCGGGCTGCAGCGCGAGGGCGAGCACGATGATCAGCGTCAGGATGAAGCTGTAAAGCCGCCCCGAGGGGCCGCCGACCTCATGGG from the Rhodobacter xanthinilyticus genome contains:
- the ftsZ gene encoding cell division protein FtsZ; the protein is MTLNLMMSDHEDLKPRITVFGVGGAGGNAVNNMIEKELDGVEFVVANTDAQALQQSRSQARIQMGVKVTEGLGAGAKPTIGAAAAEESIESIVDHLAGAHMCFITAGMGGGTGTGAAPIIAQAARELGVLTVGVVTKPFQFEGPKRMRQAEAGIEALQKVVDTLIIIPNQNLFRLASERTTFTEAFAMADDVLYQGVKGVTDLMVRPGLINLDFADVRSVMDEMGKAMMGTGEATGDDRALQAAEKAIANPLLDEISLKGAKGVLINITGGYDLTLFELDEAANRIREEVDPDANIIVGSTLDPNMEGVMRVSVVATGIDAVVSHVETPVARRPMAEPLKAPEAPRQPALTVTAAQPVAAAPQPAPQQPAPQPMAERNLFEAAAPAPQAPVRAEAEDLPPPAYQPRAAAPAPRDLHVEDDAGAFVAPRPRAPGTPSPEALARLQAAVNKVPAQQAAPQPHQAAPRAAMAASRPAAPQPAPEKPRFGINSLINRMTGHAAEAPAPAPRATHAAAQQAPQHQAYDEEQDGDQDRIEIPAFLRRQAN
- the ftsA gene encoding cell division protein FtsA, translating into MTDLYETQRAMRAMRKTAMQRGVIALLDVGTSKIACLVLRFDSPEGAREGDGVGSLAGQSAFRVIGAATTRSRGVRFGEIDAMAETERAIRTAVQAAQKMANTRVDHVIACFSGAGPRSYGLAGETEVRGQQVDEQDVARVLAACDMPPIGQGREVLHAHPVNFALDHRSGLGDPRGHVGARLAVDMHLLTVEASAIQNLVYCIRRCDLELAGIASSTYVSGLSSLVEDELELGSACIDMGGGATGVSIFMKKHMIFADAVRMGGDHVTRDIAAGLQVPMAVAERIKTFHGGVHATGMDDRELIELSGNSGDWEKDRRQVSRTELIGIMRPRVEEILEEVRGLLDVAGFDYLPSQQIVLTGGASQIPGLDGLAAKILGHNVRLGRPLRVAGLPQAATGAGFSSAVGLALFAAHPQDEWWDFEMPLERLGGRSFKRAIRWFRDNW
- a CDS encoding cell division protein FtsQ/DivIB gives rise to the protein MRPLTPEPPLSARTGGQRFVRVARRRPRGPRRDPAPSRLAYRLERLWLTPFVRAFTRIGAPVFVVTLGLGIWLGDEGRRADLVEQYDALKTAVQNRPEFMVSLLKIEGASPEVGDAIRAMLPVRLPASSFAIDLELYRDTIARLDAVKEVSLVVRPGGVLEAKVTEREPAVLWRTAAGVEMLDAEGHRVATLLDRATRADLPLIAGEGADLAVPEALDILAAAAPILPRTRGLVRVGERRWDLVLDRDQRILLPELDPVRAVDRILALDKAEDLLGRDFTRLDLRNPERPTLRLTDHSLQALHAMSGQTIDVKATP
- a CDS encoding D-alanine--D-alanine ligase, encoding MSSRASHRVAVLMGGTSAEREVSLSSGRGCVEALTVAGFEVIEIDAGADLPAQLAAAKPDVVFNALHGRWGEDGCVQGLLEWLRLPYTHSGVLASALAMDKSRSKEVYRAAGLPVVESVLATKAEVAAGHVLPVPYVVKPNNEGSSVGVYLVTEGSNGPPQLSAEMPEVVMVETYAPGREMTCAVMGDRALCVTEIITTGWYDYAAKYQPGGSRHVCPAEIPVEISEACREYALRAHRALGCRGLSRTDFRWDDSRGLEGLVLLETNTQPGMTATSLAPEQAAAEGISFAELCAWLVEDASCDR
- the murB gene encoding UDP-N-acetylmuramate dehydrogenase, with product MDQLPYTPRGTLTANRPLADLTWLRVGGPADWLFQPADAEDLAAFLAALPAEVAVFPMGVGSNLIVRDGGIRAVVIRLGRGFNGIEIAGDLVTAGAAALDAHVARRAADAGRDLTFLRTIPGSIGGAVRMNAGCYGAYVADHLISAEAILRDGTRATLTPADLAFGYRQSRLPEGAVLISATFRAGAGEPAALVARMEEQIARRDASQPTKERSAGSTFRNPSGASSTGRADDVHEMKAWAVIDRAGMRGARLGGAQMSEMHSNFLINAGGATAQDLEGLGEEVRKKVLQTQGISLEWEIMRVGEN
- a CDS encoding transglutaminase family protein, coding for MLFSVSHVTKYSYSEPVRLGPHLIRLSPRPEAGRLVGQEITVFPVPAARAEKVDLWGNRVLALDFAGETRAFRIESALRFATRAPEPAAAPAPDPAYLPNEPAAPEVARFAEGLRRAAGEGEAFATALCEALYTRTDRQIRETGAAQSATETLITARGACRDITVLAIAAARAVGMPARFVSGYQAMAESPDGRRHLHAWVEIWVAGRGWIGFDATHGTAVGAGHLPLAVAPDQAATMPVEGSFWAGRVETTLGYEIRIDTRA
- a CDS encoding DUF2484 family protein encodes the protein MEALAPLGLGAMGSLGAACLWAIVATAVALGPRRFHWPAAWALIAAGVPILGWVTFENGWLAGLVVLAGGMSVLRWPLKALIAHLRLG
- the murC gene encoding UDP-N-acetylmuramate--L-alanine ligase produces the protein MNAAAATKLPREIGPIHFIGMGGIGMSGIAEVLMTQGFSVQGSDAKASKITDRLVELGATFFEGQRAENIGEAAVVVISSAIKPGNPELEEARKRGLPVVRRAEMLAELMRLRSNIAIAGTHGKTTTTTMVATLLDKGNFDPTVINGGIIHAYGSNARAGAGEWMVVEADESDGSFNRLPATIAIVTNIDPEHMEHWGTIENLRKGFYDFVSNIPFYGLAVCCTDHPEVQALVGRVNDRRVVTFGFNAQADVRAVNLSYVKGVAHFDIQLRGEGEGVVIEGCTLPMPGDHNVSNALAAVAVARHLGMKKEEIREALAGFGGVNRRFTKVGEVLGGVAIIDDYGHHPVEIAAVLKAARQAVAGTPGARVIAAHQPHRYTRLHNLFEDFCTCFNEADVVAIADVYAAGEEPIPGASRDDLVAGLIRHGHRHARAILSEEDLARLVREQARPGDIVVCLGAGTISAWANALPARLGA
- a CDS encoding UDP-N-acetylglucosamine--N-acetylmuramyl-(pentapeptide) pyrophosphoryl-undecaprenol N-acetylglucosamine transferase, producing MAEPKAPLLLIAAGGTGGHMFPAQALAEAMVRRGWRVKLSTDARGARYAGGFPHVVAVEQVASATFARGGVAAKLAVPFRIAGGVLSAVMRGLSDRPAVVVGFGGYPTIPALASAQVLRVPCAIHEQNGVMGRVNRVFARHVDAFACGTWPTDLPQGVAGVHTGNPVRAAVLERANAPYIPPGDYPLSLLVIGGSQGARILSDMVPAALASLPEGLRARLRVAHQARAEDMERVAAAYAAAQIPADVQPFFNDVPRRLTEAQLVISRSGASSVADISVIGRPAILIPFAAATGDHQSANARGLTEAGAAILIPEAKLSVESLAAQVALVLDNPEGAVQMAHAAARQGIPDATDRLVELVEQIAGNSK
- a CDS encoding peptidoglycan glycosyltransferase FtsW, with protein sequence MTEMVFGTVPVRAGEPILPRWWRTIDKWALSAILMLFGVGMLLGLAASVPLAEKNGLEPFYYVKRQAFFGLVALGVAGGVSMMSPLQVRRLGVIGFAFAFVSILLLPIFGTDFGKGAVRWFSFGFASVQPSEFLKPAFVITAAWFMAAAHEVGGPSGRLYSFILTLIIVLALALQPDFGQASLVLFSWMVMYFIGGAPITLLTAIGGLTAAGGVFAYNTSEHFARRINGFLSTEIDPRTQIGYATNAIQEGGFFGVGVGEGTVKWSLPDAHTDFIIAVAAEEYGLILVMIIIALYATVVVRSLLRLMRERDPFTRLAGAGLACAFGVQALINMGVAVRLLPAKGMTLPFVSYGGSSVIASGIAVGALLALTRSRPQGEISDILARRH